The genomic region CAAATTGTCTAATGTCCTCTTTTAATTGATCTGATGGTTTATAACCTTCTCTTAACGCAATGAAAGCTTTAATAATTTCACCGCGAACTGGGTCGGGTTTACCGATAACACCTGCTTCTGCGACAGCGGGGTGTTCTACAAGTTTCGATTCAACTTCAAATGGACCTACACGTTCACCTGCTGTCATAATAACGTCATCAACACGACCTTGGAACCAATAATACCCCTCTTCATCTTTGTATGCAGAATCACCTGATACATACCAATCGCCAATGAAATAGGAACGATATTTTTCTGGATTTTTCCAGATTTTATACATCATGGATGGCCATCCTTTTTTGATTGCTAAATTCCCCATACGATTAGCAGGTAGCTCATTACCATTGTTATCAATAATAGCCGCTTCTATTCCTGGTAAGGGTTTGCCCATTGAACCAAGTTTAATATCCATTGATGGGTAATTAACAATCATATGGCCCCCTGTTTCTGTCATCCACCACGTATCTAATACACGTTTATCAAATACATGTTTCGCCCACTTAATCACTTCTGGATTTAGCGGCTCTCCTACAGACAATATACTTCTCAAAGATTTTAAATTATATTTATTAACTATATCGTCACCTGCACTCATCAACATACGTAATGCTGTAGGTGCTGTATACCAAATCGTTACATTATAATCTTCAATCATACTATACCAAGATTCTGGTGAAAAACGGCCTCCAACAATACAATTCGTTACACCATTTAACCATGGTGCAAATACACCATATGAAGTTCCAGTTACCCATCCTGGATCAGCTGTACACCAATAAATATCATCTTCCTTCAAATCTAGAACGTACTTGCCTGAGATGTAATGAACAAGCATTGCATTTTGGACATGAAGTACACCTTTAGGTTGTCCCGTAGATCCAGAGGTATAATGTAAAATAAGTCCATCATTTTTATCTAACCACTCAATATCAAATTCAGAGCTTGCTTCACTCATCTCTTTATTGAAATCTAAATAACTATTTTCAACCTCCTCATCGACTATGACGACTGTTTCTAAATGTGGTAATTCATCGATTGGCACACGTGGCAATAATGAATGCGTTGTAATGATTACTTTTGCTTCACTATTCTCCAATCTATCCTTGACGGCTTTTTCCATAAACGCTTCGAATAACGGACCTACAATTGCACCTATTTTCAAACTGCCTAATAGAGCAAAATAAAGTTCTGGTGTCCTTGGCATAAAGATAAATACACGATCCCCTTTTCGAACATTTGCTTTATCTTTTAAAACGTTAGCAGCCTGATTAGACTTTTGTTGTAAATCTTTATAAGTATAGGCTTCCTGACGTTGACTATCTTTATAATATAATGCTACTTTTTCCCCTTTTCCATTTTCGACATGACGGTCAATACATTCATATG from Staphylococcus felis harbors:
- the acsA gene encoding acetate--CoA ligase, producing the protein MKVEIYKGEQGDFNLSNYEEVYQNFNWEEVEKSFSWYQTGQINMAYECIDRHVENGKGEKVALYYKDSQRQEAYTYKDLQQKSNQAANVLKDKANVRKGDRVFIFMPRTPELYFALLGSLKIGAIVGPLFEAFMEKAVKDRLENSEAKVIITTHSLLPRVPIDELPHLETVVIVDEEVENSYLDFNKEMSEASSEFDIEWLDKNDGLILHYTSGSTGQPKGVLHVQNAMLVHYISGKYVLDLKEDDIYWCTADPGWVTGTSYGVFAPWLNGVTNCIVGGRFSPESWYSMIEDYNVTIWYTAPTALRMLMSAGDDIVNKYNLKSLRSILSVGEPLNPEVIKWAKHVFDKRVLDTWWMTETGGHMIVNYPSMDIKLGSMGKPLPGIEAAIIDNNGNELPANRMGNLAIKKGWPSMMYKIWKNPEKYRSYFIGDWYVSGDSAYKDEEGYYWFQGRVDDVIMTAGERVGPFEVESKLVEHPAVAEAGVIGKPDPVRGEIIKAFIALREGYKPSDQLKEDIRQFVKEGLAAHAAPREIEFKDKLPKTRSGKIMRRVLKAWELDLPTGDLSTMEDS